One part of the Gadus macrocephalus chromosome 8, ASM3116895v1 genome encodes these proteins:
- the xkr4 gene encoding XK-related protein 4 → MCVFECVCVCTCVCLCVSLCVCLCECVCVCVCSCVCMCAYLWLSESICLSLYVVCVCACVCICVRVCVCVCVCVCVCVCVCVCVCVCVCVCVCVCVCVCLSPPGITAAASLVSLAWALASYQKALRDSRDDKKPVSYLAVVIQFCWHFFTIAARVITFALFASVFQLYFGIFIVLHWCVMTFWIVHCETDFCISKWEEIVFDMVVGIIYIFSWFNVKEGRTRYRLFTYYLVILVENATLSTLWYLYRAPHATDAFAVPALCVIFSSFLTGVVFMLMYYAFFHPNGPRFGRSPSGQALSLDPSAAQFSALPPEGATNSLRSNRERSATLERDLAQHSERDGCMPVFQVRPTAASTPSSRAPRLDETVVRIDLCRNRYPAWERHVLDRSIRKAILAIDCSPAPPRLQYKDDGTVQERLEYETTL, encoded by the exons atgtgtgtgtttgagtgtgtgtgtgtatgcacgtgtgtctgtttgtgtgtgagtttatgtgtgtgtctgtgtgagtgtgtgtgtgtgtgtgtgtgttcgtgtgtgtgtatgtgtgcttattTGTGGCTGTCTGAGAgtatttgtttgtctttgtatgtggtgtgtgtgtgtgcatgtgtgtgtatttgtgtgcgtgtgtgtgtgtgtgtgtgtgtgtgtgtgtgtgtgtgtgtgtgtgtgtgtgtgtgtgtgtgtgtgtgtgtgtgtgtgtgtgtgtgtgtgtgtgtgtgtgtgtgtttgtctcctccaggcatCACCGCGGCGGCCTCCCTGGTGTCCCTAGCCTGGGCTCTGGCCTCGTACCAGAAGGCGCTCCGGGACTCCCGGGACGACAAGAAGCCCGTCAGCTACCTGGCCGTGGTCATCCAGTTCTGCTGGCACTTCTTCACCATCGCGGCGCGCGTCATCACCTTCGCGCTCTTCGCATCCGTGTTCCAGCTCTACTTCGGCATCTTCATCGTGCTGCACTGGTGCGTCATGACCTTCTGGATCGTCCACTGCGAGACCGACTTCTGCATCAGCAAGTGGGAGGAGATTGTGTTCGACATGGTGGTCGGCATCATCTACATCTTCTCCTGGTTCAACGTCAAGGAGGGCCGCACCAG ATACCGCCTGTTCACGTACTACCTGGTGATCCTGGTGGAGAACGCCACGCTCAGCACCCTGTGGTACCTCTACCGCGCGCCGCACGCCACCGACGCCTTCGCCGTGCCCGCGCTCTGCGTCATCTTCAGCTCCTTCCTCACCGGCGTGGTCTTCATGCTCATGTACTACGCCTTCTTCCACCCCAACGGCCCGCGCTTCGGCCGCTCCCCCAGCGGCCAGGCGCTCAGCCTGGACCCCTCCGCCGCGCAGTTCTCCGCGCTGCCACCGGAGGGCGCCACTAACTCGCTGCGCTCCAACCGGGAGCGCAGCGCCACGCTGGAGCGCGACCTGGCCCAGCACTCGGAGCGCGACGGCTGCATGCCCGTGTTCCAGGTGCggcccaccgccgcctccacgCCCTCATCGCGGGCGCCGCGGCTCGACGAGACGGTGGTCCGCATCGACCTCTGCCGCAACCGCTACCCGGCCTGGGAGCGCCACGTCCTGGACCGCAGCATCCGCAAGGCCATCCTGGCCATCGACTGCTCGCCGGCGCCGCCCCGCCTGCAGTACAAGGACGACGGCACCGTGCAGGAGCGGCTGGAGTACGAGACCACCCTGTAG